The proteins below come from a single Kosakonia sp. SMBL-WEM22 genomic window:
- a CDS encoding RamA family antibiotic efflux transcriptional regulator, with the protein MTISAQVIDTIVEWIDDNLHQPLRIDEIAAHAGYSKWHLQRLFLQYKGESLGRYIRERKLARAAQDLRNTDQKVYDICLKYGFDSQQTFTRIFTRTFNQPPGAYRRENHQHTH; encoded by the coding sequence ATGACTATTTCCGCTCAGGTTATCGACACTATCGTCGAGTGGATCGACGACAATCTTCATCAACCCTTGCGTATTGATGAGATTGCCGCGCACGCAGGCTACTCCAAGTGGCATCTGCAACGGCTCTTTTTGCAGTACAAAGGAGAGAGCCTTGGGCGCTATATTCGCGAGCGTAAACTCGCGCGCGCCGCGCAGGATTTACGTAACACCGATCAGAAGGTTTACGATATCTGCCTGAAATATGGCTTCGATTCGCAGCAAACGTTCACGCGGATCTTTACCCGCACCTTCAACCAGCCGCCGGGAGCCTACCGGCGTGAAAACCATCAGCACACCCATTAA
- a CDS encoding MBL fold metallo-hydrolase — protein MKRLTISVVIVMLVASAASLPFVLNAGFGQPPQGEALSAVEQSPHYRDGAFHNALPTPGFTGEQNKLALWWDFLFGKRENARPQQPLPLVATDLAAIPLQEDTLVWMGHSSWYVQLEGKRILIDPVLSDYAAPFSFLNKAFAANGVWTAESMPEIDLLIISHDHYDHLDHATIKALMPKIKRVVTPLGVGSHLRYWGMDAAKIEEADWQQSVQVSDTLSVTVLPARHFSGRGLKRNQTLWASFLFVTPERKVYYSGDSGYGPHFKAIGDRFGPIDIAIMESGQYDEAWKYIHMMPEQSAQAAQDLQARAVLPGHAGRFVLAKHSWDDPYKRLAAASRDKEFRLLTPKLGEVVFAADRAQTFSAWWE, from the coding sequence ATGAAGCGTCTCACTATCAGCGTGGTTATCGTTATGCTCGTTGCGTCTGCTGCAAGCTTACCTTTTGTTTTGAATGCGGGTTTTGGCCAGCCGCCGCAGGGTGAGGCGCTCAGCGCCGTGGAACAATCGCCCCATTACCGTGATGGCGCATTTCACAATGCGCTGCCGACGCCGGGCTTTACCGGTGAGCAAAATAAGCTCGCGTTGTGGTGGGATTTCCTCTTCGGTAAACGTGAAAACGCGCGCCCGCAGCAGCCGCTGCCGCTGGTAGCCACCGATCTCGCGGCGATCCCATTGCAGGAAGATACACTGGTGTGGATGGGGCACTCCTCGTGGTATGTGCAGCTGGAGGGGAAACGCATTTTGATTGACCCGGTGTTGAGCGATTACGCCGCGCCGTTCTCCTTTCTTAATAAAGCCTTTGCTGCTAACGGCGTCTGGACCGCAGAGAGTATGCCGGAGATCGATCTGCTGATTATCTCTCATGACCACTACGACCATCTCGATCACGCTACCATCAAAGCGCTGATGCCGAAGATCAAACGGGTTGTTACGCCGCTCGGCGTCGGTTCCCACCTGCGTTACTGGGGGATGGACGCGGCGAAGATTGAGGAGGCGGACTGGCAGCAGAGCGTGCAGGTCAGCGATACGCTTAGCGTCACTGTTCTACCTGCGCGTCACTTCTCCGGTCGTGGGCTGAAGCGCAACCAGACGCTGTGGGCCAGCTTTCTGTTTGTCACGCCGGAACGCAAAGTCTACTACAGCGGTGACAGCGGTTATGGTCCGCACTTTAAGGCCATCGGTGACAGATTTGGCCCGATCGATATTGCCATTATGGAGAGTGGGCAGTACGACGAGGCGTGGAAATATATTCATATGATGCCGGAGCAGAGCGCGCAGGCGGCACAGGATCTGCAGGCACGCGCAGTGCTGCCGGGCCACGCCGGACGCTTTGTGTTGGCAAAACATAGCTGGGACGATCCGTACAAACGTTTAGCGGCTGCCAGCCGCGATAAAGAGTTTCGCTTACTGACACCGAAGCTGGGCGAAGTGGTTTTTGCGGCTGACAGGGCGCAAACATTTAGCGCCTGGTGGGAATAA
- a CDS encoding TetR/AcrR family transcriptional regulator — MARPKSEDKKLALLKAATKAIAQSGIAASTALIARNAGVAEGTLFRYFATKDDLLNALYLHLKSDLCGTMLANLDRSSSDSKVHTHSIWDSYIDWGIRHPNGHHAVRQIAISEKLTAETKQQVADIFPELHELCHRSVRPVFLSDDYAAFGDAIFLAMAETTINFAGRDPSRTKELKCLGFEAMWRALANEENDGE, encoded by the coding sequence GTGGCTCGTCCGAAGAGTGAAGATAAGAAACTGGCATTACTGAAAGCTGCTACGAAGGCGATTGCCCAGTCGGGGATTGCCGCCTCAACCGCGCTGATCGCCCGTAACGCAGGTGTTGCGGAAGGCACGCTGTTTCGCTACTTCGCCACTAAAGACGACCTGTTAAACGCGCTCTATCTGCATCTCAAAAGCGATCTTTGCGGCACCATGCTCGCTAATCTCGACCGCTCCAGCAGCGATTCGAAGGTGCATACCCACTCCATCTGGGACAGCTATATCGACTGGGGGATTCGTCACCCCAACGGCCACCATGCGGTGCGCCAGATCGCCATTAGCGAAAAGCTGACCGCCGAAACTAAGCAGCAGGTGGCTGATATCTTCCCGGAACTGCATGAACTTTGCCACCGCTCGGTGCGCCCGGTTTTCCTCTCCGATGATTATGCGGCGTTTGGCGATGCGATCTTCCTTGCGATGGCGGAAACCACCATTAACTTCGCAGGCCGCGATCCTTCGCGGACCAAAGAGCTTAAGTGTCTCGGCTTTGAGGCGATGTGGCGCGCGCTCGCGAATGAGGAAAACGATGGAGAGTAA
- a CDS encoding MmcQ/YjbR family DNA-binding protein, with the protein MESKTLQESAHRYALSLPFTEHCWPFGPEHKVFKVCGKIFMMTTTAHGRPMVTMKSEPQTALLNQQIYPSIEPGYHMNKKHWISVYAGDEIDLSLLEALIQHAWDRVVDTLPRKDQKRLRP; encoded by the coding sequence ATGGAGAGTAAAACCTTGCAGGAGAGCGCCCATCGCTACGCGCTGTCGCTCCCCTTTACCGAACACTGCTGGCCGTTTGGCCCGGAGCATAAGGTCTTCAAAGTGTGCGGCAAGATCTTTATGATGACCACCACCGCCCACGGCAGGCCGATGGTGACGATGAAATCGGAGCCGCAAACCGCCCTGCTCAATCAGCAGATCTACCCGAGCATTGAGCCGGGGTATCACATGAATAAGAAGCACTGGATCTCCGTCTACGCCGGCGACGAGATTGATCTCTCGCTGCTCGAGGCACTGATCCAGCACGCCTGGGATCGCGTGGTCGACACCCTGCCGCGCAAAGATCAGAAGCGCCTGCGTCCTTAA
- a CDS encoding helix-turn-helix transcriptional regulator, with translation MALMADKQPQLTLLEESRKQLGAFLRARRESLDPQRLGLPRSSRRRTPGLRREEVALLADVGVTWYTWLEQGREVNPSANVLQAIASALQCTPTETRHLFLLAGLAPTEALNLPQCEGISDSTRRLLDSLLPNPASIQKPNFDIVAWNAGFERLMGVKFDEIPEEDRNCIYLYLTHPQWRSRLGLDEQVLSTFVAYFRAAMAAHRGDAIWEAKLARFCAASAEFETLWRKQYEVSGVENKVKVFAHPQLGTITLQQMYWYSAPRNGSRLLVYMPVDEQGEQALQWLAQNA, from the coding sequence ATGGCATTGATGGCGGACAAACAGCCGCAACTGACGCTGCTTGAAGAGAGCCGCAAACAGCTGGGCGCGTTTCTGCGCGCGCGGCGCGAAAGCCTCGACCCACAGCGGCTCGGGTTGCCGCGCAGCAGCCGACGGCGCACGCCGGGTCTGCGGCGCGAAGAGGTGGCGCTGCTAGCCGATGTTGGCGTCACCTGGTACACCTGGCTGGAGCAGGGCCGCGAAGTTAACCCCTCTGCCAATGTCTTACAGGCGATTGCCTCCGCATTGCAGTGCACGCCAACCGAGACGCGGCATCTCTTTCTGCTGGCTGGGTTAGCACCCACCGAAGCGCTCAATTTGCCGCAGTGCGAAGGGATAAGTGACAGCACGCGACGCCTGCTGGATAGCCTGCTGCCGAATCCGGCGAGCATCCAGAAACCCAATTTTGATATTGTCGCGTGGAACGCCGGTTTTGAGCGCCTGATGGGCGTCAAATTTGATGAAATCCCGGAAGAGGATCGCAACTGCATCTATCTCTACTTAACCCATCCACAGTGGCGTAGCCGCTTAGGGCTGGATGAGCAGGTGCTCTCGACCTTTGTCGCCTATTTCCGCGCGGCCATGGCGGCGCACCGCGGGGATGCGATATGGGAAGCGAAGCTGGCACGCTTTTGCGCCGCGTCGGCGGAGTTTGAAACCCTGTGGCGTAAGCAGTATGAAGTAAGCGGCGTGGAAAATAAGGTCAAGGTCTTTGCCCACCCGCAGCTCGGCACGATTACCCTGCAACAGATGTACTGGTACTCCGCGCCGCGCAACGGCTCGCGGTTACTGGTCTATATGCCGGTGGATGAGCAGGGCGAGCAGGCGCTGCAGTGGCTGGCGCAGAACGCTTAA
- a CDS encoding MFS transporter, which produces MNTSAVSPGRAGLFLLLTGQMLPLIDTSITNVALDSITLSLHTSATQLALIVALYGVAFAVCLAMGSKLGDNLGRRRLFLWGVALFGIASLLCGLANSVSALLAARTLQGLGAALIVPQILATLHVTLKGTAHARAISLYGGVGGVAFIIGQMGGGWLVSADIAGLGWRNAFFINVPICLLVLLLSRRYVPETRSEQRTRIDWQGTTALALILCCLLFPLALGPEMHWPWQSKAALLAILPLAVWMRSSAVQQERRGITPLVPPRLLKLPSIRFGLLIALLFFSAWAGFMFCMALTLQAGMGMTPYQSGNSFIALGVAYFVSAWYAPKLISRYSMRAILLTGLAIQIAGLLALMVTLHLSGRVVGVLALAPATLLIGYGQALIVNSFYRIGMRDISAQDAGAGSALLSTLQQSALGLGPALLGGIFLHLVGQSHGDYSAALSGFLATEVVMMLALAAAALFARRQLAPRCTTTA; this is translated from the coding sequence ATGAATACGTCTGCTGTTTCTCCGGGCCGGGCGGGCCTGTTTTTGCTGTTAACCGGGCAGATGCTGCCGCTAATCGACACCTCAATCACCAACGTCGCGCTCGATTCCATCACTCTGTCGTTACACACTTCAGCCACACAGCTGGCGCTGATTGTCGCGCTCTACGGCGTGGCCTTTGCCGTCTGCCTGGCGATGGGTAGCAAACTGGGGGACAACCTCGGACGCCGCCGCCTCTTTTTATGGGGCGTTGCGCTATTCGGCATCGCCTCGCTGCTGTGCGGGCTGGCGAACTCGGTCTCTGCCCTACTGGCGGCACGCACGCTACAAGGGTTGGGCGCGGCGCTGATTGTGCCGCAGATCCTCGCCACGCTGCATGTTACGCTGAAAGGCACGGCGCACGCCCGCGCAATTAGCCTCTACGGTGGGGTTGGCGGCGTGGCGTTTATCATCGGGCAGATGGGCGGCGGCTGGCTGGTATCGGCAGATATTGCCGGGCTTGGCTGGCGCAACGCCTTCTTTATCAATGTGCCCATCTGCCTGCTGGTGCTGCTCCTGAGCCGCCGCTACGTGCCGGAAACCCGCAGCGAACAACGCACGCGCATTGACTGGCAGGGTACAACGGCGCTGGCGCTGATCCTCTGCTGCCTGCTTTTCCCGCTGGCATTAGGCCCGGAGATGCACTGGCCGTGGCAGAGCAAAGCAGCGTTGCTGGCGATCTTACCGCTGGCGGTATGGATGCGCAGCAGCGCGGTGCAGCAGGAGAGGCGCGGTATTACGCCGCTGGTGCCGCCGCGCCTGCTGAAGCTGCCGAGCATCCGCTTTGGCTTGCTGATTGCGCTGCTCTTTTTCAGCGCCTGGGCCGGGTTTATGTTCTGCATGGCGCTCACCTTGCAAGCCGGAATGGGCATGACACCTTACCAGTCTGGAAACAGTTTTATCGCCCTCGGCGTCGCCTATTTTGTCTCCGCCTGGTATGCGCCGAAACTGATTAGCCGCTACAGCATGCGCGCCATTTTGTTGACCGGGCTTGCGATTCAGATCGCTGGCTTGCTGGCACTGATGGTTACCCTGCACCTCTCCGGGCGCGTGGTTGGTGTGCTGGCGCTCGCTCCGGCAACCCTGCTGATTGGTTACGGCCAGGCGCTGATCGTCAACAGTTTCTACCGCATCGGTATGCGGGATATCAGCGCGCAGGACGCGGGTGCCGGTAGCGCACTGCTCAGCACCCTGCAGCAGTCGGCGCTCGGTCTGGGACCTGCGCTGCTCGGCGGCATCTTTCTCCACCTTGTTGGCCAGTCGCACGGTGACTACAGCGCGGCGCTGAGCGGTTTTCTGGCAACAGAGGTGGTGATGATGCTGGCGCTCGCCGCAGCGGCCCTCTTCGCCCGTCGGCAATTAGCCCCCCGCTGTACGACCACTGCCTGA
- the pheP gene encoding phenylalanine transporter: MKNASQVVGNMTGTASEAAPTLQRGLKNRHIQLIALGGAIGTGLFLGIGPAIQMAGPAVLLGYAIAGIIAFLIMRQLGEMVVEEPVSGSFSHFAFKYWGPFAGFLSGWNYWAMFVLVGMAELTAAGIYMQYWFPDIPTWVWAATFFVIINAVNLVNVRLYGETEFWFALIKVLAIIGMIGFGIWMLFTGHGGERASINNLWQYNGFFATGWHGLVLSLAVIMFSFGGLELIGITAAEASEPHTTIPKAVNQVVYRILLFYIGSLVVLLALYPWIDVQANSSPFVMIFHELDSNLVASALNFVILVASLSVYNSGVYSNSRMLFGLSVQGNAPAFLTRVSRRGVPVNSLILSGAITSLVVLVNYLLPQKAFAMLMALVVATLLLNWIMISLAHLKFRAAMRRKGRDPQFKALLFPAGNYLCIGFMLFILGLMFSIDDMRLSAILLPVWIVFLFAAFKLLRRAPKRA, from the coding sequence GTGAAAAACGCGTCACAGGTCGTGGGGAACATGACCGGGACCGCGTCGGAGGCAGCGCCGACGCTACAGCGGGGATTAAAGAACCGCCATATTCAGCTTATTGCTCTTGGCGGCGCGATTGGCACCGGGCTGTTTCTCGGTATTGGTCCGGCGATTCAAATGGCCGGGCCTGCGGTGTTACTCGGCTACGCCATTGCCGGCATTATCGCTTTTTTGATTATGCGCCAGCTCGGTGAAATGGTGGTTGAAGAGCCGGTTTCCGGGTCGTTTTCCCACTTCGCCTTTAAATATTGGGGGCCGTTTGCGGGCTTCCTCTCCGGCTGGAACTACTGGGCGATGTTTGTGCTGGTTGGCATGGCGGAACTGACCGCCGCCGGGATCTATATGCAGTACTGGTTCCCCGACATCCCGACCTGGGTCTGGGCCGCCACCTTCTTTGTGATCATCAACGCTGTAAACCTCGTCAATGTGCGCCTGTATGGCGAAACCGAGTTCTGGTTTGCGCTGATCAAAGTACTGGCGATTATCGGCATGATTGGTTTTGGCATCTGGATGCTGTTCACCGGCCACGGCGGCGAGCGCGCCAGCATCAATAACCTCTGGCAGTACAACGGCTTTTTCGCCACCGGCTGGCATGGGCTGGTGCTGTCGCTGGCGGTGATTATGTTCTCGTTCGGTGGGCTGGAGCTGATTGGTATTACCGCCGCCGAAGCGAGCGAGCCGCACACCACCATTCCAAAGGCGGTTAACCAGGTGGTTTACCGCATTCTGCTCTTCTACATCGGTTCGCTGGTGGTATTGCTGGCGCTCTATCCGTGGATTGATGTGCAGGCTAACAGCAGCCCGTTTGTGATGATCTTCCATGAACTCGACAGCAATCTGGTTGCTTCTGCGCTCAACTTCGTTATCCTGGTAGCTTCACTCTCGGTCTATAACAGCGGCGTTTACTCCAACAGTCGTATGCTCTTCGGCCTGTCGGTGCAGGGCAATGCGCCCGCGTTTCTGACGCGCGTCAGCCGTCGCGGCGTACCGGTTAATTCACTCATCCTCTCCGGCGCGATCACCTCGCTGGTGGTGCTGGTGAACTACCTGCTGCCGCAGAAAGCTTTTGCCATGCTGATGGCGTTAGTGGTCGCCACTCTGCTGCTGAACTGGATCATGATCTCGCTGGCGCACCTGAAGTTCCGCGCCGCGATGCGCCGCAAAGGGCGCGATCCGCAGTTCAAAGCGCTGCTCTTCCCGGCGGGCAACTATCTCTGCATCGGCTTTATGCTGTTTATTCTCGGCCTGATGTTCTCCATCGACGATATGCGCCTGTCGGCTATTTTGCTGCCGGTGTGGATTGTGTTTCTGTTTGCCGCTTTCAAACTGCTGCGGCGGGCACCGAAACGCGCATAA
- a CDS encoding methyl-accepting chemotaxis protein: protein MARQFVNKKMSTRAQMLLTGAITITLGFVVTIGVLSWQSSNQQKALAEQYLQKIARSEALTIQQQLNYARDVAHNLGHSLAALPQAGITDRNVGNKLIEYAVRDNPDYLSVSVIFEENAFDGRDAEFAGKPDQAPKGRYAVFADRDPAGKYAMHPLLSIFTPGQGDYYLVPQRTQKDTLIEPYSYAYNGVPTLLTSVAAPIVNDGKLTAVVTSDISLASLQQKVNQIKPWEGGGYAMLLSTSGKVISYPDKKLTSKPFPGNTEGFTSSVVEQEDPILGEKALVTWQPVTIGNSTDNWYLGIVAPVSQVMAAANRQLLNAVILGVISILLVSALLGLVFSRKVLKPIGGEPLEGASIALAVAEGKLDNVIVVKEGDRSSLFYALHTMQDQLRQMVGQIQEASSSVRQGAGEIVSGNINLSSRTEQQAAALEQTAASMEQFSATVKHNADNAHHATALTANATQIASRGEALVGQVVQTMSQIDDSAKKIGDITAIINSIAFQTNILALNAAVEAARAGEQGRGFAVVASEVRNLASRSADAVKEIGALIEESGKRVESGVQLVNDAGKTMQEMTLAVNSVQSIINEIVSASDEQAKGISQVTIAVNEMDGVTQQNASLVQEMAAAATSLEDQAEQLAQSVQQFRLQA from the coding sequence ATGGCCAGACAATTCGTGAATAAAAAAATGAGCACCCGCGCGCAGATGCTGCTGACGGGCGCCATCACCATCACCCTCGGTTTTGTGGTCACCATCGGGGTACTGAGCTGGCAGTCCAGCAATCAGCAAAAAGCCCTCGCCGAACAATATCTGCAAAAAATCGCCCGCAGTGAGGCGCTCACCATTCAGCAACAGCTGAACTATGCGCGCGATGTGGCGCATAACCTCGGCCATAGCCTGGCTGCGCTGCCGCAGGCCGGGATTACCGATCGTAACGTGGGAAATAAGTTAATCGAGTACGCGGTGCGCGATAACCCGGACTACCTCTCCGTGTCGGTGATTTTTGAAGAGAACGCCTTCGATGGGCGTGACGCGGAGTTTGCTGGTAAACCGGATCAGGCTCCCAAAGGGCGCTATGCGGTGTTCGCCGATCGCGATCCTGCGGGTAAATACGCCATGCATCCGCTGCTCTCGATCTTTACGCCGGGGCAGGGTGACTACTACCTGGTGCCGCAACGCACGCAAAAAGATACGCTGATCGAACCCTATAGCTATGCCTATAACGGCGTGCCGACGCTGTTAACCTCGGTTGCCGCGCCGATCGTCAACGATGGCAAACTCACTGCGGTGGTCACCTCCGATATTTCGCTGGCTTCTTTGCAGCAGAAAGTGAACCAGATCAAACCGTGGGAAGGCGGTGGTTATGCAATGCTGCTCTCTACCTCCGGGAAAGTGATCTCCTACCCAGATAAGAAACTGACCAGCAAACCCTTTCCTGGCAATACCGAAGGTTTTACCTCGAGTGTGGTGGAGCAGGAGGATCCGATCCTCGGTGAGAAAGCGCTGGTGACCTGGCAGCCCGTCACTATCGGTAATAGCACCGATAACTGGTATCTCGGCATCGTCGCGCCGGTCAGTCAGGTGATGGCTGCCGCTAACCGCCAACTGCTTAACGCCGTGATCCTTGGCGTCATCAGCATCCTGCTGGTCAGCGCGCTGCTGGGGCTTGTCTTTAGCCGTAAAGTGTTGAAACCGATTGGCGGCGAGCCGCTGGAAGGGGCCAGCATTGCGCTGGCGGTCGCCGAAGGCAAACTTGATAACGTTATTGTGGTGAAAGAGGGCGATCGCAGCAGCCTCTTCTATGCGCTGCACACCATGCAGGATCAACTGCGCCAGATGGTGGGGCAGATTCAGGAGGCGAGCAGCTCCGTGCGCCAGGGCGCGGGCGAGATTGTTAGCGGCAACATCAACCTTTCGTCCCGTACCGAGCAGCAGGCCGCCGCGCTGGAGCAGACCGCCGCCAGCATGGAGCAGTTCAGCGCCACGGTTAAACACAACGCCGATAATGCGCATCATGCCACTGCGTTGACCGCTAATGCTACACAGATTGCCAGCCGCGGCGAAGCGCTTGTCGGCCAGGTGGTACAAACGATGTCGCAGATTGACGATAGTGCGAAGAAGATTGGCGATATCACCGCCATCATCAATAGCATCGCATTCCAGACCAATATTCTGGCGCTGAACGCCGCGGTGGAAGCGGCACGCGCCGGCGAGCAGGGGCGTGGCTTTGCCGTGGTCGCCTCGGAAGTGCGTAATCTGGCAAGCCGCAGCGCCGATGCCGTAAAAGAGATTGGCGCGCTGATTGAAGAGTCCGGCAAACGCGTTGAAAGTGGGGTGCAGCTGGTGAACGACGCCGGTAAAACCATGCAGGAGATGACCCTGGCAGTGAACTCGGTGCAGTCCATCATTAATGAGATTGTCAGCGCCTCCGATGAGCAAGCCAAAGGCATTAGTCAGGTGACAATCGCGGTCAATGAAATGGATGGTGTAACCCAGCAGAACGCCTCGCTGGTGCAGGAGATGGCCGCCGCCGCCACCTCGCTGGAAGATCAGGCAGAGCAGCTGGCGCAGAGCGTGCAGCAGTTCCGTCTACAAGCCTGA
- a CDS encoding DUF2534 family protein, with product MLEKLRTRDGKKFLCAVLVVFLIAVSVVSKVTFEGVEDQYNLPMSSWTTSMFIMQGAWVAIYSLMFTIIGSLPFGFYFLGPKDDRG from the coding sequence ATGCTGGAAAAATTACGAACCCGCGACGGAAAAAAATTTCTCTGCGCGGTGCTGGTCGTCTTCCTGATTGCCGTAAGCGTGGTGTCAAAAGTGACCTTCGAAGGCGTTGAGGATCAATACAACCTGCCGATGTCCTCCTGGACCACCTCAATGTTTATCATGCAGGGCGCATGGGTGGCGATTTACAGCCTGATGTTTACCATCATCGGCTCGCTGCCGTTTGGCTTCTACTTCCTCGGCCCGAAAGACGATCGCGGCTGA
- a CDS encoding TonB-dependent siderophore receptor, giving the protein MNNSTQTWSPLRKSLLALAIGAATHAAQAATPASDTKEETLIVQSSSGSDFKPGGDALVPAYLDGQVAYGGRLGMLGEQKAMDVPFNVIGFTSKLVQDQQAKTIADVVRNDAGVQVSQGYGNMAETYRIRGFKLDGDDMLMGGLAGIVPRQVVDTQMLERVEVFKGANALMNGAATSGVGGMINLEPKHADDTPLTRLGVDYASRSQVGGSLDVGRRYGDNNQVGVRVNLLHREGETTVEDDKRRTTAASIGLDYRGERLRSSLDVGYQKKTFHGGSMGVNISNIDFVPAVPGNSKNPSQKWAWSDIENEFGLARAEYDFTDSWTGYAAFGGQHSHEKGVYGTPKLINAAGDATIGRLDTNRISDSWSGMAGLRGNFDTGPVSHKVNIGYSASIKQDKVAWRMSSKNPLVNIYNNSAVPMPDYTLTGGNYSDPLTTGRNRTQGWLLSDTLGVLDDTLLFTAGARYQKVWVHSYSNATGAETRTGRFIEDRWMPTYGVVYKPWEVVSLYANHTEALQPGSTAPEGAANQYQTTGIAHSKQNEVGIKTDFGRIGGTLSLFEIKKPSAIQNSSTNIYELSGEQRNRGIELSLFGEPTLGLRLNGSATWIDAEMTKTQDGVNQGNKPVGVAGFYSVLGAEYDIAAVEGLTATARVNHTGSQYANAANSKKLDSYTTLDLGARYRMRLNADRNEMVWRVGLDNVTNKKYWASVEDNGTYIYRGGGRELKVSMSYDF; this is encoded by the coding sequence ATGAATAACAGCACACAGACCTGGTCACCTCTGCGCAAGAGTTTGCTTGCGCTCGCGATTGGCGCGGCGACGCACGCCGCACAGGCAGCAACACCCGCCAGCGACACGAAGGAGGAGACGCTGATTGTCCAGTCCTCCAGCGGTAGCGATTTCAAACCCGGCGGCGACGCGCTGGTGCCGGCCTATCTTGATGGTCAGGTCGCCTACGGCGGGCGGCTTGGTATGCTCGGCGAACAGAAGGCGATGGATGTGCCGTTTAACGTGATCGGCTTCACCTCAAAGCTGGTGCAGGATCAGCAGGCGAAAACCATCGCCGATGTGGTGCGCAATGATGCCGGCGTGCAGGTCAGTCAGGGCTACGGCAATATGGCGGAAACCTACCGCATTCGCGGTTTTAAACTTGATGGCGACGACATGTTAATGGGCGGCCTGGCAGGTATAGTGCCGCGCCAGGTGGTTGATACGCAGATGCTTGAACGGGTGGAAGTTTTCAAAGGGGCGAATGCGTTAATGAACGGCGCAGCCACCTCCGGCGTGGGCGGGATGATCAACCTTGAGCCAAAGCACGCTGACGATACGCCGCTGACGCGTCTCGGCGTCGATTATGCATCGCGCTCGCAGGTGGGCGGCTCGCTGGATGTTGGACGACGTTATGGCGATAACAACCAGGTCGGGGTGCGCGTTAACCTGCTGCATCGCGAAGGCGAAACCACGGTTGAAGATGATAAACGCCGCACTACCGCTGCCTCCATTGGCCTCGATTATCGCGGTGAGCGCCTGCGCAGCTCCCTCGATGTTGGCTACCAGAAGAAGACCTTCCACGGCGGCTCGATGGGGGTCAATATCAGCAACATCGATTTCGTGCCTGCCGTGCCGGGTAACAGCAAAAATCCCAGCCAGAAATGGGCGTGGAGCGATATTGAAAATGAGTTTGGCCTTGCGCGCGCGGAGTATGATTTTACCGATAGCTGGACGGGCTACGCCGCCTTTGGCGGTCAGCACTCTCATGAGAAGGGTGTCTACGGCACACCGAAGCTGATCAACGCCGCGGGCGATGCGACGATTGGTCGCCTTGATACGAATCGTATCAGCGATAGCTGGAGCGGTATGGCGGGTCTGCGCGGCAACTTCGACACCGGCCCCGTGTCGCACAAGGTCAATATCGGTTACTCCGCCAGCATCAAGCAGGACAAGGTCGCCTGGCGCATGTCGTCAAAGAATCCGCTGGTCAATATCTACAACAACAGCGCAGTGCCGATGCCGGATTACACTCTGACCGGCGGCAACTACAGCGATCCGTTAACCACCGGGCGCAACCGCACCCAGGGCTGGCTACTGAGCGATACCCTTGGCGTGCTTGACGATACGCTGCTCTTCACCGCAGGCGCGCGTTACCAGAAAGTATGGGTACACAGCTACAGCAATGCCACCGGCGCGGAGACCCGAACCGGGCGCTTTATAGAAGATCGCTGGATGCCGACCTACGGCGTGGTCTACAAACCGTGGGAAGTGGTCTCGCTCTACGCCAACCACACCGAAGCACTGCAACCAGGCAGTACCGCGCCGGAAGGGGCGGCTAACCAGTATCAAACCACCGGCATCGCCCACTCGAAACAGAATGAGGTGGGGATAAAAACGGACTTTGGCCGCATCGGCGGTACGCTGTCGCTGTTTGAAATTAAGAAGCCGTCGGCTATCCAGAACAGCAGCACCAATATTTATGAACTGAGCGGCGAGCAGCGCAACCGTGGTATTGAGCTGAGCCTGTTTGGCGAGCCGACGCTCGGCCTGCGCCTGAATGGTAGCGCGACCTGGATTGATGCTGAGATGACCAAAACGCAGGATGGCGTCAATCAGGGGAATAAACCGGTTGGCGTGGCGGGCTTCTACTCGGTACTCGGCGCGGAGTATGACATCGCCGCCGTTGAGGGGCTAACGGCCACGGCGCGAGTTAACCACACCGGATCGCAGTATGCCAACGCGGCGAACAGCAAGAAGCTGGATAGTTACACCACTCTCGATCTGGGTGCGCGCTACCGCATGCGCTTGAATGCCGATCGCAACGAGATGGTGTGGCGCGTCGGGCTGGATAACGTCACCAACAAGAAGTACTGGGCAAGCGTGGAAGATAACGGCACCTATATCTACCGGGGCGGCGGTCGCGAGCTGAAAGTGTCAATGAGCTACGATTTTTAA